A portion of the Clostridium gelidum genome contains these proteins:
- a CDS encoding ABC transporter substrate-binding protein: protein MKNKIRYAVIFAVFFVIGIISINLYQPNKEQQVKGSIELLVNENSYEYLVECANNFMKLNDKTLISIKKLESYNQITDKVQVNTKIKTPNIAQIDRFNFEKLKLNNYEYYNKDNKLLNNYAKNFSEYRVNQVKYGDNSIGIPLNSRPLAFYVREDMLREYGYKRESMNTWEDIVRIGKDIYTKSNGKVSIINATGQDYEDLLDLLTMESFSNDKSIDQIKLEVQAMIKNLKDNNILNLQDGGKFLARISSVNAMKEIMVLEEICEWSTGNVPSIKPGANKFFASEGDNLLVLNQNTDNEKLIEKFITYVITNNKETVKYVKQGKFFSSYLYTYSSKEIEENVKNFVGKSPLVVLSNIEEKTPGINDYDKYIKIKQELRVQ, encoded by the coding sequence ATGAAAAATAAAATTAGATATGCTGTTATATTTGCTGTTTTTTTTGTAATAGGAATAATAAGTATTAATTTATATCAACCCAATAAAGAGCAGCAAGTTAAAGGTAGCATAGAACTTTTAGTAAACGAAAATTCTTATGAGTATTTAGTTGAGTGCGCAAATAATTTTATGAAACTAAATGATAAAACTTTAATTAGTATAAAAAAATTAGAGAGTTATAATCAAATTACTGATAAGGTACAAGTAAATACTAAAATAAAAACTCCGAATATTGCACAAATAGATAGGTTTAATTTCGAAAAATTAAAATTAAATAATTATGAATATTATAATAAGGACAACAAACTTTTAAACAATTATGCTAAGAACTTTTCTGAATATAGGGTAAATCAAGTTAAGTATGGTGATAACTCAATAGGAATACCACTGAATTCTAGACCTCTAGCTTTTTATGTAAGAGAAGATATGCTAAGAGAATATGGATATAAAAGAGAGAGCATGAATACTTGGGAAGATATTGTGAGGATTGGTAAAGACATATATACAAAAAGCAATGGAAAAGTAAGTATAATAAATGCAACAGGACAAGATTATGAAGACTTATTAGACTTACTAACTATGGAGAGCTTTAGTAATGATAAAAGTATAGATCAGATAAAATTAGAAGTTCAAGCTATGATTAAAAATTTAAAGGACAATAATATTCTAAATTTACAAGACGGAGGAAAATTTTTAGCAAGGATATCTTCAGTTAATGCTATGAAAGAAATAATGGTATTAGAAGAAATTTGCGAATGGAGCACAGGGAATGTACCAAGTATTAAACCAGGAGCAAATAAGTTTTTTGCATCAGAAGGAGATAATTTATTAGTATTAAACCAAAATACCGATAATGAAAAACTAATTGAAAAATTTATAACTTATGTAATAACTAATAACAAGGAAACTGTTAAGTATGTGAAGCAAGGAAAATTCTTTTCAAGTTATTTATATACCTATAGTAGCAAAGAAATTGAAGAAAATGTAAAAAATTTCGTTGGGAAAAGTCCACTTGTAGTATTAAGTAATATAGAAGAAAAAACTCCGGGGATTAATGACTATGATAAATATATAAAGATAAAGCAAGAACTTAGAGTACAGTAG
- a CDS encoding glycosyltransferase family 4 protein yields the protein MKIAIDARSATLHQGTGIGTYTNNLISEILSITSKDEFTLFCSGKFNKEFNKKNTNIVFSSGRHGGFYENYYIPSILNELHADLYHIPQNGIGFDFDTEIPTIVTIHDLIPYTMPETVGRSYLERFLRDMPNIISNSSGILTVSEYSKKDILKFFSSYPKDKIFVTPLAANSNFKPIDKNNCKLYVENTFGVKDPYILYIGGFSSRKNVLGLVKAFSNVYKDFNKPYKLLLGGSLRDEGEKLFNFVKENNMQDKIIFCGYVKDEFLPVLYSGCDAFVYPSLYEGFGLPPLEAMSCKAPVITSNLTSIPEVTGNNAILINPYNINELENALVALLNDETLKKNLSEKGYLRSLEFTWAKTAQNTLDAYRKLSSQYLV from the coding sequence ATGAAAATTGCCATTGATGCTCGTAGTGCTACTTTACATCAAGGAACTGGCATTGGTACTTATACTAATAATCTTATATCTGAGATTCTTTCTATAACTTCAAAAGATGAATTTACTTTATTTTGTTCTGGAAAATTTAATAAGGAATTTAATAAAAAAAATACTAATATAGTATTTTCTTCTGGTAGGCATGGTGGTTTTTATGAAAATTATTATATTCCAAGTATCTTAAATGAATTGCATGCTGATTTATATCATATTCCTCAAAATGGAATAGGCTTTGATTTTGATACAGAAATACCAACTATAGTTACAATACATGACTTAATTCCATATACGATGCCTGAAACTGTAGGACGCAGTTACTTAGAAAGATTTTTACGTGATATGCCAAATATAATTTCTAATTCTTCTGGTATTTTGACAGTTTCTGAATACTCAAAAAAGGATATTCTAAAATTTTTCAGTTCTTATCCTAAAGATAAAATATTTGTAACCCCCCTTGCTGCAAATAGCAACTTTAAACCAATAGACAAAAATAATTGCAAATTGTATGTAGAAAATACCTTTGGTGTAAAAGATCCATATATATTATATATAGGCGGATTTAGTTCAAGAAAAAATGTTTTAGGTTTGGTTAAAGCCTTTAGTAATGTTTATAAAGACTTTAACAAACCATATAAATTGCTACTTGGAGGTTCATTAAGAGATGAAGGTGAAAAATTATTTAACTTTGTGAAAGAAAATAATATGCAAGATAAAATAATTTTTTGTGGATATGTAAAAGATGAATTTTTACCTGTCCTTTATAGTGGTTGTGATGCTTTTGTTTATCCTTCCCTTTACGAAGGCTTTGGATTACCGCCACTGGAAGCCATGAGCTGCAAAGCACCAGTAATTACTTCTAACTTAACATCAATTCCAGAAGTAACCGGGAATAATGCAATTTTAATAAATCCATATAATATCAATGAATTAGAAAATGCTTTAGTCGCTCTTCTAAATGATGAAACTTTAAAGAAAAACCTTAGTGAAAAAGGCTACTTAAGAAGCCTTGAATTCACATGGGCAAAAACTGCTCAAAATACATTAGATGCCTACAGGAAACTATCTTCACAATACTTAGTATAA
- a CDS encoding CotS family spore coat protein — MENNKEILKIKTYVEENYSLNVDNIEKVKNSYKIIAKDEGYCLKVIKYQFSHFYFILCAMKHLQENGFTNIPKFIVNKYGKEYGCIDGKYVYLTKWIPSRVSNYDNPIELAMISSELAKLHECSKGFTLEKNMKPRIGWFSWTRVFETRKNEMIDFKNRIDQKAHKSDFDLLYLENIERETKRAEKSILGLQRNNYVKIMEREVFKRSFCHHDYAHHNILIDDNKNINIIDFDYCILDSHLHDLCSLLIRNMKDGKWEKEKCNLILDAYSGNIEVKQDEIPIIREFIRFPQTFWQIGLQVYWEQQPWGEDFFLSKLEKYLDDCTEREAFINSYFSGGN; from the coding sequence ATGGAGAATAATAAAGAGATACTTAAAATTAAAACCTATGTTGAAGAGAACTATAGTTTAAATGTAGATAATATAGAAAAGGTTAAAAACAGTTATAAAATTATTGCTAAGGATGAGGGATATTGTTTAAAAGTAATTAAATATCAATTCTCTCATTTTTATTTTATTTTGTGTGCAATGAAACATCTACAAGAAAATGGATTCACTAATATTCCTAAATTTATTGTGAATAAATATGGAAAAGAATATGGATGCATAGATGGAAAATATGTTTATTTAACTAAATGGATTCCATCGAGGGTAAGTAATTACGATAATCCTATAGAATTAGCTATGATATCAAGTGAACTTGCAAAGTTGCATGAGTGTAGTAAAGGTTTTACTTTAGAAAAAAACATGAAGCCAAGGATTGGTTGGTTTTCTTGGACTCGCGTATTTGAAACAAGAAAAAATGAAATGATTGATTTTAAAAATAGAATAGATCAAAAAGCACATAAGTCTGATTTTGACTTACTATATTTAGAAAACATTGAAAGAGAAACAAAAAGAGCTGAAAAAAGCATACTAGGTTTGCAAAGAAATAATTATGTAAAGATTATGGAGAGAGAAGTTTTTAAAAGAAGTTTTTGTCATCATGATTATGCCCACCATAATATTTTAATAGATGATAATAAAAATATTAATATTATAGACTTTGACTATTGCATATTAGATTCTCATCTTCATGATCTCTGTTCATTATTAATAAGAAATATGAAAGATGGAAAATGGGAAAAAGAAAAATGTAATTTAATCTTGGATGCATATAGTGGCAATATTGAAGTTAAGCAAGATGAAATTCCTATAATAAGAGAATTTATAAGATTTCCTCAAACTTTTTGGCAAATAGGATTGCAAGTATATTGGGAGCAACAACCTTGGGGAGAAGATTTTTTTCTAAGTAAGTTAGAAAAATATTTAGATGATTGTACTGAGAGAGAAGCGTTTATTAATAGTTATTTTAGTGGAGGAAATTAA
- a CDS encoding spore coat protein, whose amino-acid sequence MDELCINEYLNIKGITIVGKYFNYDKNIHKKDIASQISLIVELHKTLIGCNFNGMSRIRSTIGKEVEDYKVQIKKLQRHYDYIVSKHYTNEVEKLILSDGKTMLKQAKEALNHIYVHDYLGIIRRSMNREEICIGKIDRNNLRKNEGKIEIGIIKDLTYNLVEEDLYNYIKKLQRKQFDIDEEELIKLFVHGSHLSFNSFDYLRGLCSYPKDFFKTWETYKDSKKEKTNEEILLGLKKSLKYESKSFIL is encoded by the coding sequence ATGGATGAATTATGTATTAATGAGTATTTAAATATAAAGGGAATAACTATCGTTGGGAAGTATTTTAATTATGATAAAAATATTCACAAGAAAGACATTGCTTCTCAAATTAGTTTAATTGTAGAGCTTCATAAAACTTTAATTGGTTGTAATTTTAATGGAATGAGCAGAATTAGAAGTACCATAGGTAAGGAAGTTGAAGATTATAAAGTTCAAATAAAGAAACTGCAAAGACACTATGATTATATAGTTAGTAAACATTATACAAATGAGGTTGAAAAGTTAATATTATCAGATGGTAAGACGATGCTAAAGCAAGCTAAAGAAGCACTAAATCATATTTATGTACATGATTATCTTGGTATAATAAGGCGTAGTATGAACAGAGAAGAAATTTGCATTGGTAAAATTGATAGAAATAACTTAAGAAAAAATGAAGGAAAGATTGAAATAGGTATAATTAAAGACCTGACATACAATTTAGTTGAAGAAGACTTATATAATTATATTAAGAAATTGCAGAGAAAACAATTTGATATAGATGAAGAAGAGCTAATAAAATTATTTGTACATGGATCTCATTTATCATTTAATAGTTTTGATTACTTGAGAGGCTTATGTAGTTATCCAAAGGATTTTTTTAAAACATGGGAGACGTATAAAGATAGCAAAAAAGAAAAAACCAATGAGGAAATATTATTAGGATTAAAGAAAAGTTTGAAATATGAAAGCAAGAGTTTTATTCTATAG
- a CDS encoding CotS family spore coat protein gives MNKTKYSEKNYLCDYDLSLKFFNELGIKVNDVVPLRKVFVISTDEGNKVLKRVNYGVDRINLISDSLDYVKKSYNNVITYNKFKDGLSYKKWKDDIYIVMDILDGREASFSNPVEINLCAENIALMHNSSNGLRQYLKDKYNKDFLDISLKDKFQKAYDELIWMKSLVKSYKYKNEFDELFTENVDKHLLEIKEVQEELEKSKYDDLRQSADTICLCHNDLAYHNFLTKNNEISIIDFDFMTLDLRIMDLSDFTLKAIKNVAFDIDKMLMCINGYENISLLKKEEKELLYILIKFPRDFYTISRDYYYKRKRWEYEVYLNRFKTKLNNEEFRYEFLEAYKNTFVINTRN, from the coding sequence ATGAATAAAACTAAGTATTCAGAAAAAAATTATTTATGTGATTATGATTTGAGTTTGAAGTTTTTTAATGAGCTTGGGATAAAAGTGAATGATGTTGTTCCTCTTAGAAAAGTATTTGTAATATCTACAGATGAAGGAAATAAAGTTTTAAAAAGAGTAAACTATGGTGTTGATAGAATAAATTTAATAAGTGATTCTTTAGATTATGTTAAAAAGAGTTACAATAATGTAATAACATATAATAAATTTAAGGATGGTTTGAGTTATAAGAAGTGGAAAGATGATATTTATATTGTTATGGATATTTTAGATGGAAGAGAAGCATCATTTTCAAATCCAGTGGAAATTAATCTTTGTGCAGAAAATATAGCTTTAATGCATAACTCATCCAATGGATTAAGACAATATTTAAAAGATAAATACAATAAGGATTTTTTAGACATATCCTTAAAGGATAAGTTTCAAAAAGCATATGATGAATTAATATGGATGAAAAGTTTAGTAAAGAGTTATAAATATAAAAATGAGTTTGATGAATTATTCACTGAAAATGTAGACAAGCATTTATTGGAGATTAAAGAGGTACAAGAGGAACTTGAAAAAAGTAAGTATGATGATTTGAGACAATCGGCAGATACAATTTGTCTTTGTCATAACGATTTAGCTTACCATAATTTTTTAACTAAAAATAATGAAATAAGCATAATAGATTTTGACTTTATGACTTTAGATTTAAGAATAATGGATCTTTCTGACTTTACTTTAAAAGCTATAAAAAATGTAGCTTTTGATATAGATAAAATGCTAATGTGCATAAATGGGTATGAGAATATTTCGCTTTTAAAGAAAGAAGAAAAAGAACTATTATATATACTTATAAAATTTCCAAGAGATTTTTATACTATTTCTAGGGATTACTACTATAAAAGAAAAAGGTGGGAATATGAAGTTTATTTAAATAGATTTAAGACAAAATTGAATAATGAAGAATTTAGATACGAATTTTTAGAAGCTTATAAAAATACGTTTGTTATAAATACTAGAAATTAA
- a CDS encoding glycosyltransferase family 4 protein, with translation MKIGIDGRAAKWYQGTGIGTYTNQLILSLNNTDFNNDYLIFMPQCNSINNLKSNFKTELVESTSSNSFWDDVNVPNILNNTDIELYHVPQNGVGLSENIKCKKVITLHDIIPLKMPETVSDRYLKIFNDELPKILENCDGIITVSNFSKNDIAKEFNFPSENIYVTPLAAEDIYKPMSKCHCKDLITKKYGIQEDFILYVGGFSPRKNILGLIDAYSTLPSKLKETYKLVITGKKGPSYYKYKSRAEELLVSNNVIFTDFVPIEDMPLFYNATEVLVYPSFYEGFGLPPIEAMACGTPVIASNVTSLPEVCYESALFIDPNDIDSLSYDIERVLSNSLLRLTMVKKSLTRNKHFSWNKTALETISAYESILKS, from the coding sequence ATGAAAATAGGAATAGATGGTAGGGCTGCAAAGTGGTATCAAGGTACTGGAATAGGCACATATACCAATCAACTAATACTGAGTCTTAATAATACCGATTTTAATAATGACTATTTAATTTTCATGCCACAATGCAACTCTATAAATAATTTAAAAAGTAATTTTAAAACCGAACTTGTTGAATCAACATCTTCTAATAGTTTTTGGGACGATGTAAATGTTCCTAATATATTAAACAATACTGATATAGAGCTTTACCATGTACCTCAAAATGGAGTTGGATTATCAGAAAATATTAAATGTAAAAAAGTTATTACACTTCATGATATAATTCCTTTAAAAATGCCTGAAACCGTTAGCGATAGATACCTTAAAATATTTAATGATGAATTGCCAAAAATCTTAGAAAATTGTGATGGAATAATTACGGTCTCTAACTTTTCTAAAAATGACATTGCTAAAGAATTTAACTTTCCTTCTGAAAACATTTATGTAACTCCACTTGCTGCTGAAGATATTTATAAGCCCATGAGTAAATGTCACTGCAAAGATTTGATTACAAAAAAATATGGAATACAAGAAGATTTTATACTTTATGTTGGTGGCTTTAGTCCAAGAAAAAATATTTTAGGCTTAATTGACGCATATTCAACTCTTCCAAGTAAATTGAAAGAGACCTACAAATTAGTTATAACAGGAAAAAAAGGCCCTTCTTATTATAAATATAAAAGTAGAGCTGAAGAACTCCTAGTTTCTAACAATGTGATTTTTACAGATTTTGTTCCTATTGAAGATATGCCGTTATTTTACAATGCTACAGAAGTTTTAGTCTATCCTTCTTTTTATGAAGGCTTTGGCTTACCTCCTATAGAGGCTATGGCTTGTGGAACTCCTGTAATAGCTTCTAATGTTACGTCGTTGCCTGAAGTATGTTATGAATCTGCACTTTTTATAGACCCTAATGATATAGATTCATTATCTTATGACATAGAAAGAGTATTAAGTAACAGCCTCCTCCGGCTAACAATGGTGAAAAAAAGCTTAACTCGTAATAAACATTTTTCTTGGAATAAAACAGCCCTTGAAACTATATCGGCTTATGAATCTATTCTAAAATCTTAA
- a CDS encoding CotS family spore coat protein has protein sequence MMREFEIERQFNLKIEKIKANKGVYYLKTDKGERCLKKINYGPQKLLFVYGAKEHLRKNGFNNLDKYYLNINGEPYALVNEDLYTVSEWLEGRECDFHNIDEVKIAAKTLANLHEASKGYDPPENSKLKSDLGRWPHLIEKRIKSLDKMRDMVRKKNIKSDFDLLYLKSMEFYKEIGNEALSTLKESDYYELCMFAENEKSFCHHDFTYHNIILGDNEDIHVIDFDYCKREVRTFDISNFMIKVLKRVDWNLEFATAIIESYNSVSTLKPEEYKVLYAYLQFPQRYWRLANRYYYNEVNWAQNTFATKLDSIINEQDKYLDFLNKFKNEYKV, from the coding sequence ATGATGAGGGAATTTGAAATTGAAAGACAATTTAACCTTAAGATAGAAAAAATTAAAGCCAATAAGGGTGTTTACTATCTTAAAACAGATAAGGGCGAAAGGTGTTTAAAGAAAATAAATTATGGGCCTCAAAAATTATTGTTTGTGTATGGTGCTAAAGAGCACTTAAGAAAAAATGGTTTTAATAATTTAGATAAATATTATTTAAACATAAATGGAGAACCTTATGCATTAGTTAATGAAGATTTATACACTGTATCAGAATGGTTAGAAGGGCGGGAATGTGACTTTCATAATATAGATGAAGTAAAGATAGCAGCCAAGACTTTAGCTAATCTTCATGAAGCATCTAAAGGATATGATCCGCCAGAAAATTCAAAACTTAAAAGTGATCTTGGCAGATGGCCTCATTTAATAGAAAAGAGAATTAAATCATTAGACAAAATGAGAGATATGGTAAGGAAAAAGAATATAAAAAGTGATTTTGATCTATTGTATTTAAAATCCATGGAATTTTATAAGGAAATTGGAAATGAGGCTTTATCAACTTTAAAAGAATCAGATTATTATGAGTTATGCATGTTTGCAGAAAATGAAAAAAGCTTTTGCCATCATGATTTTACTTATCATAATATAATTTTAGGGGATAATGAGGACATACATGTTATTGATTTTGATTATTGTAAAAGAGAAGTTAGAACTTTTGATATAAGTAACTTTATGATAAAAGTTTTAAAAAGGGTTGATTGGAATTTAGAATTTGCTACTGCTATTATAGAATCCTATAATTCAGTTTCGACATTAAAACCGGAGGAATATAAAGTACTGTATGCATATCTTCAATTTCCACAAAGATATTGGAGACTAGCTAATAGATATTATTATAATGAAGTAAATTGGGCACAAAATACATTCGCAACTAAATTAGACTCTATAATAAATGAACAAGATAAGTATTTAGATTTTCTAAACAAATTTAAGAATGAATATAAGGTTTAA
- the yabG gene encoding sporulation peptidase YabG: MRIGDIVVRKSYKKDVTFKIIDIKEKDGKENIILKGINIRIIADAEVDDLDMAEENSGSQDKILNTRVNEAIKKVMILRGAVRDKVEKAPKIKAKNELVFGRPGKILHVDGDSEYMETCLKVYKQLSLDAVGRAIPEKDQPDVIVDLVKEIKPDIVVLTGHDSVIKDPKDYLNLDNYRNSKYYLESVKNLRNYNSSYDELVIFAGACQSCYERILDVGANFASSPNRVLIHCLDPVFVCEKIAYTRIDNVVSITDVIENTITGIKGVGGLQTRGKYREGYPKSLYI; this comes from the coding sequence ATGAGAATTGGAGATATAGTTGTAAGAAAATCTTATAAGAAAGATGTTACTTTTAAAATAATTGATATTAAAGAAAAGGACGGAAAAGAAAATATTATTTTAAAAGGAATTAATATAAGGATAATAGCAGATGCAGAGGTAGACGATCTTGATATGGCTGAAGAAAATAGTGGTTCTCAAGATAAAATTTTAAATACAAGAGTTAATGAAGCTATAAAAAAGGTTATGATACTCAGAGGTGCGGTTAGAGATAAAGTTGAAAAGGCGCCAAAGATCAAAGCAAAAAATGAATTGGTATTTGGTAGACCAGGAAAAATACTTCATGTAGATGGAGATAGTGAATACATGGAAACGTGTTTAAAAGTATATAAGCAATTATCATTAGATGCAGTAGGACGCGCAATACCGGAAAAAGATCAACCAGATGTAATAGTAGATCTAGTAAAAGAAATAAAACCAGACATAGTAGTTTTAACAGGACATGATAGTGTGATTAAAGACCCAAAGGACTATTTGAATTTAGATAATTATAGGAATTCAAAATATTATTTAGAATCAGTTAAGAATTTAAGAAATTATAATTCAAGTTATGATGAATTAGTTATATTCGCAGGTGCATGTCAAAGTTGTTATGAAAGAATACTAGATGTTGGTGCCAACTTTGCGTCGAGCCCAAATCGAGTTTTAATTCATTGTTTAGATCCAGTTTTTGTATGCGAAAAGATTGCTTATACTAGAATAGATAATGTTGTCTCAATAACTGATGTAATTGAAAATACAATAACAGGAATAAAAGGAGTTGGAGGACTACAGACTAGAGGGAAGTATAGGGAGGGGTATCCTAAATCTCTTTATATTTAA
- the mutT gene encoding 8-oxo-dGTP diphosphatase MutT, translated as MKTIEVVAGIIQNNNEIFITRRGYGEFENMWEFPGGKMQMGETRGEALRREIKEELELEIEISKYLTTVEYDYPNFHLKMHCFICTISGGELHLNAHNEVKWTTLEELDKLNWVPADISVIEKLKAQSNK; from the coding sequence ATGAAAACAATAGAAGTAGTTGCAGGAATTATACAAAATAATAATGAAATATTTATTACTCGTCGTGGCTATGGTGAGTTTGAAAATATGTGGGAATTTCCTGGTGGAAAAATGCAAATGGGGGAAACTCGAGGAGAAGCCCTTAGACGTGAAATCAAAGAAGAGTTAGAGTTAGAAATTGAAATCTCTAAATACTTAACAACCGTTGAGTATGATTATCCTAATTTTCATCTAAAAATGCACTGTTTTATATGCACCATATCTGGTGGTGAATTGCATCTGAATGCTCATAATGAAGTTAAATGGACAACTTTAGAAGAGCTAGATAAACTTAATTGGGTACCAGCGGATATATCAGTAATTGAAAAACTTAAGGCACAATCAAATAAATAA
- a CDS encoding NAD-dependent epimerase/dehydratase family protein has translation MKKVVITGVSGLLGPYVVDHFIEKGYDVLSVDITKPKKSTARFMTANLANLGECYGILQGADAVIHLAAIPVAYSHPNEVTFQNNVMSTYNILEAAAGLGIKKAVIASSESSYGVVFSKQNLAPQYVPIDEYHPQLPEDCYGLSKIVAEETANMINRRCGMQVVSFRIGNVITPEMYANFHNFIHDSNPRRTILWSYIDARDIAEACRLAIETDGLGSVTLNLAADDTSMDIKSNELMKAEFPEVKDIRVPIDNYHTLLSNEKAKKLLNWQPVHCWRDNIPNI, from the coding sequence ATGAAAAAAGTAGTAATAACAGGCGTAAGTGGGTTGCTAGGACCTTATGTAGTAGATCATTTTATTGAGAAAGGTTATGATGTTCTAAGTGTAGATATAACCAAGCCCAAAAAAAGTACAGCAAGATTTATGACTGCTAACCTTGCGAATCTTGGGGAATGTTATGGTATACTTCAAGGAGCAGATGCTGTTATTCATCTTGCGGCTATTCCAGTAGCTTACAGTCATCCTAACGAGGTGACATTTCAAAACAATGTCATGTCAACTTACAATATTCTGGAAGCTGCAGCTGGACTTGGCATCAAAAAAGCAGTTATTGCATCAAGTGAATCCTCATATGGAGTAGTATTTTCAAAGCAAAATCTTGCACCTCAGTATGTTCCCATTGATGAATATCATCCTCAACTTCCAGAAGATTGCTATGGATTGTCCAAAATTGTTGCAGAGGAAACAGCAAATATGATAAATCGTCGTTGTGGCATGCAAGTTGTCTCTTTCCGTATTGGAAATGTCATTACCCCTGAAATGTATGCTAATTTTCATAATTTTATTCACGACTCTAACCCTCGTAGAACGATTTTATGGAGTTACATTGATGCACGTGATATCGCTGAGGCTTGTAGATTGGCAATAGAAACAGACGGTTTAGGATCTGTGACACTCAATCTTGCAGCAGATGATACCAGTATGGATATTAAAAGCAACGAGCTTATGAAAGCTGAGTTCCCAGAAGTAAAAGATATTCGTGTTCCAATTGATAATTATCATACATTACTAAGTAACGAAAAAGCCAAGAAGCTGCTGAATTGGCAACCAGTTCATTGTTGGCGTGACAATATACCAAATATTTAA
- a CDS encoding efflux RND transporter periplasmic adaptor subunit — translation MTWYKKITWNKKTVTIGLLIVFFLAIGITYTIKNNSVKPKEVTIEKATKTTLTETTTATGNIEAKYRNNIVLNSSQKVLQIAIKEGQLVKKGDVLLVLDSSDYQNQLEKLQINLENANLTLNQMVQTGIAKEKSASENSLSQAKYTLENAQRKYDDYKKKYEQSEALFTSEAIAKNEFEEAKKNVEDAATNFKSADDSLKNAQNTLNDTNNSSEGKIANQKNQIDLIEKDIENCQKKIDDSKIIANIDGKVIKIDAKENQFPLDGDKIIIDDVSQYKVVVDLKQYDALKVAKGQKANIKIKGSTNSYSGIVTEIGEFAEAKTTSGGSDQEYKVKVSVVIDNPKEEVKGGYEADVQFTFKEKEDCIAIGFDGIKEDKATKQKYVYVVDSNNKVSKRYITIGIESEYYVEIIEGLEQEERYVLNPPESLLEGDLVSKGSSGKTSAKQ, via the coding sequence ATGACTTGGTATAAAAAAATAACATGGAACAAAAAAACAGTAACAATTGGACTTTTAATAGTATTTTTTCTTGCAATAGGTATAACGTATACAATAAAAAATAATAGTGTAAAACCAAAAGAAGTAACTATAGAAAAAGCAACAAAGACGACACTTACAGAAACTACAACAGCAACAGGAAACATAGAAGCAAAGTATAGGAATAATATTGTGCTCAATTCTTCACAAAAAGTATTACAAATAGCAATAAAAGAAGGACAACTTGTTAAAAAAGGTGATGTATTATTGGTATTAGATAGTTCGGATTATCAAAATCAGCTAGAAAAGCTACAAATTAATCTAGAAAATGCAAATTTAACTTTAAATCAAATGGTTCAGACAGGAATTGCTAAAGAGAAAAGTGCTTCGGAAAATTCTCTTTCTCAAGCAAAATACACCTTAGAAAATGCACAAAGAAAATATGATGATTATAAGAAAAAGTATGAGCAAAGCGAAGCCTTATTTACTAGCGAAGCCATAGCTAAAAATGAATTTGAGGAAGCAAAGAAGAATGTAGAAGATGCGGCTACTAACTTTAAGAGTGCAGATGATTCTCTAAAAAATGCTCAAAATACATTAAATGATACCAACAATAGTAGTGAAGGTAAAATTGCAAATCAAAAAAATCAAATTGATTTAATTGAAAAGGATATAGAAAATTGCCAAAAAAAAATAGATGATAGCAAGATTATTGCAAATATAGATGGTAAAGTTATAAAAATAGATGCAAAAGAAAATCAATTTCCGCTTGATGGCGATAAAATTATTATAGATGATGTATCACAATATAAGGTAGTAGTGGACCTAAAGCAATATGATGCATTAAAAGTAGCTAAAGGACAAAAAGCAAATATAAAAATAAAAGGTTCTACAAATTCATATAGTGGAATAGTTACAGAGATAGGAGAATTTGCAGAGGCAAAAACAACTTCTGGTGGTAGCGATCAAGAATATAAAGTGAAAGTTTCTGTGGTAATAGACAATCCAAAGGAAGAAGTTAAGGGTGGATATGAAGCAGATGTTCAATTTACATTTAAAGAAAAGGAAGACTGCATAGCCATTGGATTTGATGGGATAAAAGAAGATAAGGCAACAAAACAAAAATATGTATATGTTGTGGATTCTAATAATAAAGTTTCAAAAAGATATATCACTATAGGAATAGAAAGTGAATACTATGTGGAAATTATTGAAGGATTAGAACAAGAAGAAAGATATGTATTAAATCCACCAGAATCTCTATTAGAAGGAGATTTAGTTTCAAAAGGTTCTTCAGGTAAAACTTCTGCTAAGCAATAA